The DNA segment ACCTTGCGCCGTTCCGGATCGCGCCAGGCGTCCGCCGCCGCCAGCCCGATCACCTCGCTCTCGCGCTGTCGCAACATCCTCAAGGCGGCGCCGTTGCAGGTGAAAATGCGGCCCGCGGCGTCGGTGGAGATGACCCCCGCCGCAACGTTTTCGAGCACCGCGCCAATCAGCGCCCGCTCTTCGGCCAGGCGCTCGTTGGCCGCCACCAGTTCGAGGTTGCTCTGTTCGATGACCTCTTTGTTGCGCTTGAGCTCCTGGGTCATGCGGTTGAAGGAATCCACCAACACGCCGAGTTCATCGTCGGCGGCCACTTCCACCCGATGGTCGAGATCCCCCAGGCTGATGCGGCGGGTGCCGTCGGCCAGCGCCTGGATCGGCACCGTCACCCGCCGGGCGAGGTAGAGCCCCACCCAAGACGAGGCGAGGAGGATCAACAGCGTCACCATCAAGAAGGTGAGCAGGTGGGATGCCTTGAGGTCCTCACGCTGCACTTCGAGCTGGCGATAGCTCTGGCTGGCGTCGATCAAACGCTCCGTCTTCTCCGCCAGGCTCGGGGCCATCAGAGCGCCGGCGACCACGATCGGTCGCGGTGGCGGCGCCGCCTGGTCGCCGCCGGATTCGTCCGGTGCCGGTGCCGGTGGACCGGCGGCGGCCGCCAGGATCAAACGCCCCGACTGGCCGGGCACCTGGCGGACCGGCCGGACTGCCCAGCCGGTGGCCGCGGCGTCCGACAAGAAGTCCGCGGGTAGTTCCGGAAGGTCGGTGATGCCCGCCTGCGGATCGATGGCGGCCTGGATGAACACCCGCTCGTCGTAGACCGCCACCATGGCGAGGTTGGTGGTCTGGAGCCGCTGGCGCAGCAGATCGCCCAGCTCCGGCCGCTGTTGGGGATCGGCGAGATCGATCGGCCGGATGTCCTGGAGGAGCTGAGAAGCGTCTCGCAGGGTGCCCTTTTCGATCCGGCTCACCAGCTCCTCGGCGACCGCGGCCCCCTGCTCCAGGACCTCCTGCACCGGCGCCGTGAACCAGCGGTCGACGGATCCTTGGAGCAGCTCCGTCGCGATGGTGAACAGCAGCAGGACGGGGATCAGCGACAGGCCGATGAAGGTCAGCACTAGTTTGACTTTGAACTTGGAGCCGAGCATGCGGTGGCGCCGCTCCACCATCAGCTTGAACAGGTTGCGCAGCAGAACGAACAGGATGACGACGATCAGGATGATGTCGACGTACCAGAGAACGAACAGCAACACCTGATTGTTGGCGAGAAAGGACGGCAGATCCCGCGTGCGCTGGAAGAAGTAGAGGACCCCGACGAAGAGCACCAGCAGGACCAGGAGGCCGCCGACCACCCAGCGGGCGTCGCTCCGCTGGGGCCGCCGCCGGCGACCCTTGAAATCGTGGGCCGGCACGGAATCGGCCGGATCGGGGGCTGGCTGAGGGGCGTTCACATGGTTCCCTGGGCGGTGCCTCAAGCGCCGTCCGGCAGAGCGTTCTTGGTGCGGAACTTCTTCGATTCGCCCCAATCGGTCTTGATGGTAACGGGGATGAAGGACAAGAGGGTCTTGGACCCCATTTCGGCCCGTACCCGGACGATCAGGCGCCAGCTACTCGGAAACTCGTCGAGCTCGAAGGCCGGCAGCCGGATGACGCGGGTCATTTCCCGTTCCAGGTCCGCGAGATCCGTCACCCCACGGCTCTCCACCAGCTTGCCGCCCAGCTTGGTGTTGACCAGGTACTCGCGCGCGACGGCGTCGTACATCGCCACCACCTGAAGGGTGGTTTCCCGCATCGGTCGGTCGTACCAGCGCTTGCGGTCCTTGCGCAGTTCGAGGCGGTAGACGAAACCGGTCGGCAGCCCGCTCTGAATGCGGTCGAGAAAGCGCTCGTCGAAGGCCTCGGAGAGCTCGAAATCGATCAGCGCGCGGTTCTCCTCGACGGTGACCACCGGCTTGGAGATCTCGGCGCCGAAGGTTGCGGTCGCGGGCAAGGCGAACAGGATCAGACAGCAGACGAAGATTGGCCGCATGAAGACGAAAACTGTAGCAGGTTCAGGGTGATGAGGATTGTATTCGCCGGCTGGAGTATGATTCCTGGCCTTCCTGCCGCTATCTGGGACGGAGTGCCGAGCGGAAAAGCAGAAGAGGAGTGGTCATGGCGGGTTCGAAAGCAGGGCGAAAACCTCAGAAGGTGGGGGACAAGATCATCTTGGCCCGCAATCGCCGTGCGCTCCACGACTACGAGGTGCTGGAGACCTTCGAAGCGGGCATGGTGCTCGCCGGCACGGAGGTCAAGGCGGCGCGGGACGGCAAGGTGCAGCTCAAAGACGCCTACGTTGACGTGCGCAACGGCGAAGCCTGGCTGGTCGGTGCCCACATCAGCCCCTACAGCCACGGTAACCGCCAGAACCATCCGGCAGATCGCGACCGCAAGCTGCTCCTGTCGCGGCGCGAACTGGACCGCATCTACGGCCGTACTCAACTCAAAGGACAGACGGCGATCCCGCTTTCCGTCTACCTGCGCGGCAATTGGCTCAAGTTGGAAGTGGCCCTCGCCCAGGGCAAGAAGCACTACGACAAGCGCGAGACGGTGAAGAAGCGCATCCTCGACCGCGAGGCCGAAGCCGCCATCAAGGGCGGCTCCGCTCACCGCTGAGTTTGGCGGCTCCTCCCACCGATAGAGAATCGACCGGCGACCGAATCCGAAGGGCGAGGCGGCAGCATAGCTGCCGTGGATGGGGTGAGCCCGAAGGGCGAGGGGCGGACCGCGGGCGGGCGCCCAGCACCCTGCTAGCTAGGCAACGCCGAGCTGTCGAAGTCCGATTCCGTGCCGGAATCTTCCTGGCGGCGCTTCTGTCCGCCGGTGCGGTGAATGTGCTCCAGGGCAGTGGTGCCGCCGTACTTGGCGGCCAGGTGGTCGTCGTACTCGTCGGCGGCATAGGCCACCGCGGCGATGGCGTCGAGCAGCTTGCGGGCATCGAGATCGCGGCCGAACACCGAGTGGGCGAAGAAGATGTCGTCGCCGAGCATCGAGAAGGAGCCGAAGGGAAGCTCGTGATTGAGGGCGAGGAGTTCACCGGCCAGATCCGTCGACATCTTCACCCCTTGCACGCAGAAGGACGTGATCTTGACCGAGGCTTCCTTCGGGCCGTAGGCGTCGACGCAGATTTCGAGCACCGTGCTGCCGTAGCGCACGTAGAAGTTGCCGGCGTCCTCGTCGTGCACCGGATCTTCGAAGAAGTCCGGCAGGTAATCCTCCACCCGGCGATAGGTTTCCTCGTGGATTTCGTGCTGGAATTCCATCCCTTGCCTCCCCTTTCGAGGTTCACTCTAGCAGCTTCCCCGGAAAGGTGTGCCGCCTCGGGAAAAGCTTTGTAAACATTGACAGATTTGGGTTTTCTCCACTACTGTCAGAGGCTGAGTCAGAAGTCAGCCGAACCATCGATGTATGAATGCCGTCCGCCGGGCAATTCCCGCCGGGCACTCGACGAAGAAGGGTGGGAGCCGCGATTTCGACTTGATCCGTTCAGCAATGATCAACGCAGTCAAGAGGAGCTTGGGATGAGCAGGAGATCCAGTCAGTCCGCGGTTCGTTCGGCCTTGGTCGTAGGGGGAGTTTGCGTTCTGATGGCGCTGCCCGCCTTCGGCGCGGGCTTCGGTATCTTCGAGCAGGGTTCCAAGGCCATGGGAACGGCCGGCGCTTTCACGGCCCAGGCCGACGACCCCTCGGCGATGTTCCACAATGTCGCCGGCATCGCGTTCCAGGAGCGCGGCTTCGCCGCCGGTTTCACCTGGATCCGCGGCAGTGAGGCGAGCTTCCAGGGCACCTCCTCCTTCCCCGGACCGGGGGTCGAGGCGGAGCAGGAAACCCTGTCGGAATTCCCGCCTCACGCCTACTGGGTGCAGCCGATGAACGACACCTGGACCTTCGGACTGGGGATCAACGCCCCCTTCGGCCTGACCACCGAGTGGGCCGAGGATTTCCCGGGCCGCTTCGTCAGCCGCAAGGCGGCGCTGCGGGCGATCGACATCAACCCGGCCCTCGGCTGGCAGGTGAGTGACAACTTCGCCATTGGCTTCGGCGCCGTCGCTCGCTTCACGGACGTCGAGTTGGTGCAGCACATCGCCACCTTCAATCCGCTCACCCTGCAGACTTCGGATGTCGGCGTGCTGAACCTGAAGAGCGATTTCGAGACCGGCTTCGGGTTCAACGTCGGTTTGCTGCACCGGGTGGGTGATTTCTTCTCCTGGGGCTTGTCCTACCGCAGTTCTGTGGACGTGGATTACGCCGGCGACGGCGAACTTTTCCAGCGCTTTACCGGCACGCCCTTCGACGCCGCCGTGGCGGCCGGTCTGCCCTTCGGTCAGGACCTGCCGATCGAGGCGGGGCTCGAGTTTCCGGAGATGGCAAGCCTCGGTTTCTCCTTCGGCCTGACCGAAAACCTCACCCTCTTGACGGACATCAACTGGACCGGTTGGAGCAGCTTCGATGAGCTGACTATCGACTTCACCAACGACGATCTGCCGGACACCACCCGCGAACAGGAGTGGGAAGACGTCAACAACTACCGGGCAGGCCTATCCTGGAAGAGCCCCGGCGGCTCCGAGTGGCGCTTTGGCTATGTGTTCGACGAGACGCCGCAGCCGGAAGAGGCGGTCAGCCCGCTGCTGCCCGATGCGGACCGCAACGGCTTCACCATTGGCTACGGTCACCAGGGCAACAAGTATGTGGTCGACGTCGCCGTGATGTATCTGGACTTCGACGAGCGCAGCCGGGCCCGCAGCTTCGCCGGCGAAAGCGACTTCTTCGGCACCTACCAAAACAAAGCCTGGCTGTTCGGCGTGACGGTGAGCCGCTAGGCCCAGGGGCACAAGGAGACGATGATCATGAAGAAGAACCTCGGGATCGTCGCGGCCCTCGCCGTGACCCTGCTCGCCGCCCTCTCCCTGACCGGTGCTGCCCTGGCGCAGAACACCGGCAACGCGGACTTCACCCGCTACGTCGCCGTCGGCGACAGCCTGACCGCCGGCTTCGCCTCGAGCGGTTTGCACGCCGATGTGCAGGCTCTGAGCTACCCGGCGCTGATCGCCCGCCAGGCGGGTGCCCCGGACTTCCAGCAGCCGCTGGCCGGCGCGCCGGGTATTCCGCCGCTCTTGGCCATCCAGAGCCTCGGTCCGGGCGCGCCGGTGATCGTGCCGCGGGCCGCCCAGCCGGGACCGCCCCTGAACCTCGGATTGCCGCGCCCCTACAACAACATGGCGGTGCCGGGCTTCACCGTGACGGACGTGGTGACCACCCGCACCGGCAACGGCATCATCGATCTGGTGCTGCGCGGCCTCGGCACCCAGCTCGAGCTGGCGGCGGTGCAGCAGCCGACCTTCGCGAGCGTTTGGATCGGCAACAACGACGTCCTGGGTGCCGCCACCAGCGGCATCGTCATCGATGGCGTGACCCTCACCCCGGCGGCGCAGTTCGAGTCCGACTACCGGCAGATCCTCGGCACCCTGGCGGCGGTCGGAGCCAATATGGTGGTAGCGACCATCCCGAGCGTCACCAGCATTCCCTTCGTTACCACCCTGCCGCCGGTGGTAGTCGATCCGGCCACCAGTCAGCCGGTGATCCTCAACGGCGCGCCGGTACCGCTGATCGGCCCGAGCGGCCCCCTCGGCCCCGGCGACCGGGTGCTGCTGACGGCGAGCGGCTTCTTGGCCCAGGGCTTCGGCATTCCGGCGCAGCTCGGCGGCAACGGCCAGCCGCTGCCCAACGAAGCGGTGCTCGACGCTGATGAAGTGGCGACCATCGAAGCGCGCCTCGCCCAGTACAACGACGCGATCCGGCGGGCCGCGACGGATTTTGGAGCGGCTCTGGTGCCGGTCAACTCCATCTTCAGCGACATCGCCAGGAACGGCTATGACGCCGGCGGCGGTATCGTCTACACGACGGACTTCTTGACCGGCGGCATCTTTTCCTACGATGGCGTCCACCCGACGCCCTTCGGCTATGCGCTGGTGGCCAACGAATTCATTGCGGCGATCAACGCCAGCTACGGCGCCAGCATCCCGGCGGTGGATCTCTTCCCCTTCATCTTCGGGGCGGAAGCCAACGCCGGCGCCACCATCCCGTCCGCCTCAAGCTTGACCGGTGCCGTGTTCAGTCAGGCCGCGGCAACGCAGCTCTTCACTGCGCTGCGCATCACCGGCGAAAGCCGTCAGATCGACAACCGCCCGCGGCGCCCGCGGCGCCCCCGCCGCCCGGTCGGTGGCGATAGCCCCGGCGACGGCGACTTGAATCCGGTGGACCCGCGCGGCGAGGTGGATTTCCACCCCCGCGGCCCCGGCCGCATCCGCCCGTAGCGGACAGAGAGTGTCCAGCAGGACACCCACGGGAGTCCCCTCGGGCTCCCGTTGCTCGATAGCCTCTTCCGGAAGCTAATGAGAGTGCTGGCACCTCCAGAAGCAGGCTGCTGAAGAAACATTCCATCCTTCAGCAGCCTGTTCCGAGCCCGAAGGGCGAGGCGGCGCCGGCGGCGCCGAGGACGGGGTGAGCCCGAAAAGTCTTTATTTTTCGGGCAAGGGGGCGCCCAGCCCCCTCGGAAAGAAAGCTAGCAGGGCAGCTGAAATCCTAGGGCGCAGCCCTTTTTCAGCAACCTGCTAGAGTTCTCGGCCCATGGATTTGATCCGCATTCGCGGCGCTCGCGAGCACAATCTCCAGAACATCAGTCTCGACATTCCCCGCAACCAGTTGGTGGTGGTGACCGGGGTGTCCGGATCCGGTAAGTCGAGCCTCGCCTTTGACACCTTGTTCGCCGAAGGACAGCGGCGCTATGTCGAGTCCCTCTCGGCCTATGCGCGGCAGTTTCTCCAGCAGATGGAGAAGCCCGATGTCGACGCCATCGAAGGGCTGTCGCCGGCCATTTCCATCGAGCAGAAGTCGGTGTCGAAGAACCCGCGCTCGACGGTCGGCACGGTGACCGAGATCCACGACTATTTACGCCTGCTCTATGCCTCCGTCGGGGTTCCGCATTGCCCTTCCTGCGGCAAGGTCATCCGGCCGCAGACGGTTCAGCAGATGGTCGATCGGGTGATGTCCCTCGACGAGGGCACGCGCATGGTGGTCTACGCGCCCTATGTGCGCGGCAAGAAGGGTGAGTACAAGAAGCAGCTTGCCCAGATGGCGCGGGAAGGCTTCGTGCGGGCGCGGGTCGACGGCGAGATCGTCGATCTGAGCGGCGAGCCGCCCGCCCTCGACAAGCAGAAAAAGCACATCATCGACATCGTCGTTGACCGCCTGGTGATCAAACCGGGCATCGAGAAGCGCCTGGCGGACTCCGTCGAGACGGCGCTGAAGGTGGCCGACGGTCTGCTGGTGATCGCTCCCCAGGGCGCCGCCGAGGAAACCCTGTCGCAGAGCTGGTCATGCTCCGACTGCGGCACCGGTTTGACGGAGATCACGCCGCGCCTCTTCTCCTTCAACAGTCCCTACGGCGCCTGCCCGACCTGCTCCGGCCTGGGCTCGATCAGTGGGGTCGACGAGGACAAGGTGATCGCCGATCCGGAGCGCTCGATCGACGCCGGCGCGGTAGCCGCCTGGCCGGCCAGTTCCAATTCCATGAGCATGCGGATGGTGGCGAACATCGCCAAGGCGATGAACTTCTCGCTAAAGACGCCCTGGAAGAAACTGCCCAAGAAGGTACGGCAGGTGTTGCTACACGGTAGCGGCTCGAAGGAGATTGACTTCAGCCTGAAGAGCGAACGGTCGAGCTACCGCTGGAAAGGCAAGTTCGAGGGCATCCTGCCGCGGCTGGAACGGCGCTATCGAGAGACCGACTCCGCCCACGTCCGCGCCTCGATCGAGAAGTTCATGTCCGTCCACACCTGCCCGGACTGCGCCGGCCGCCGCCTGCGGCCGGAGGCGCTGGCGGTCAAAGTGCACGGCCGTTCCATCGACGAATTGGGGCGCTTCTCGGTGCTCGAACTCGAAGCCTGGGTAGCGGCCCTCGAATTCGACGAGCGCGAACGGGCGATCGCCTCCAAGGTGATCCAGGAGGTGCACGACCGGCTGCGCTTCCTGGGCGATGTCGGAGTCGGCTACTTGAACCTGGAGCGCTCTTCGGCCAGCCTCTCCGGCGGCGAGAGCCAACGCATCCGCCTGGCCACCCAGATCGGCAGCAAACTGATGGGGGTGCTGTACGTGCTGGACGAACCGTCCATCGGCCTCCACCAGCGGGATAACGCCCGCTTGATCCGCACCCTGCGGGACATGCGCGACCTGGGCAATTCGGTGCTGGTGGTGGAGCACGACGAGGACACCATTCGCGAGGCCGACTGGGTGATCGATCTGGGCCCCGGCGCCGGTGTCCACGGCGGAGAGGTGGTGGCCGCAGGCACCCCGAAGCAGGTGGCGCGGGCGAAGAAATCCCTCACCGGCATGTACCTGCGCGGCGAAATGGAGGTTCCCATCCCGCCCGAGCGGCGCCAGGCGACCGGTGCGCTGAAGGTCCTCGGGGCGCGAGAGAACAATCTCAAGGACCTCGACGTGACCTTCGACCTCGGTTGCCTGAACGTCGTCACCGGAGTGTCCGGCTCCGGCAAGAGCACCCTGGTCAACGACATTCTCTACAAGGCCCTCGCCAAGCACTTCTACCGCGCCGGCGACCGCCCGGGGAAACACATGGCGGTGAAGGGCTTGGAGAAGATCGACAAGGTCATCGCCATCGATCAGAGCCCCATCGGTCGCACTCCGCGCTCCAATCCGGCGACCTACACCAACGTCTTCAACCACATCCGCAACCTGATGGCGAAGACCCCCGAGGCGCGAATGCGCGGCTACGCCCCCGGGCGATTCAGCTTCAACGTCAAGGGAGGCCGCTGTGAGGCCTGCTCCGGCGATGGGCAGATCAAGATCGAGATGCACTTCCTGCCGGACATCTACGTCACCTGTGAGGTTTGCGGCGGCAAGCGCTACGACCGGGAGACGCTGCAGGTGTTGTACAAGGGTCTGTCGATCGCCGACATCCTGGCCCTGCCGGTGGAGCAAGCGCGGGAGGTGTTCCAGAACATTCCGGCGATCGAGCGGGTGCTCGCCACCTTGGACGAAGTGGGCCTCGGCTACATTCGGCTGGGGCAGCCGGCGACCACCCTTTCCGGCGGCGAGGCACAGCGAGTGAAGCTGGCCCGGGAGCTTTGCAAGCGCTCCACCGGCCAAACCCTCTACCTGCTCGACGAACCCACCACCGGCCTGCATTTCGACGACGTCGGCAAGCTGCTGCGGTTGCTGCACCGGTTGGTGGATCTGGGGAACACGGTGGTGATCATCGAACACAACCTGGACGTCATCAAAATCGCTGACCGCATCATCGATCTCGGTCCCGAGGGCGGCGCCGGGGGCGGTGAGCTGATCGCCGCCGGCAGTCCGGAGGCGGTGGCAGCGGTGGCGGAGAGTTTCACCGGGCAGTACCTCCGCCGCACCCTCGAAGGCCGCGAGCAAGCCCGCGAGGCGAGCTAACGCATTCGATTTCGCGGCCCGCGAGTCACCACTTCGATAGAATTTCGCCATGACCTCAACCGGTGTGGGATTCGCCGAAAAGCGGCGCATCCTCCAGCTCGAGACCCTCTACGACCTTTCCCTGGCGCTGCACGCTCAGCAGCCCGAGGGGGAATTGGTGGAGGAATTGCTCCAGCGGGTGTGCGCGGTGCTCGATCCGGCCGCCGCCCTGGCCGTGACGCGCGACGCCTACGGCAAGCCGCAAGCGGTCGCCAGCGTTGGCTGGGTTGAGTCGTCTCCGGGCGGCGAAACGGTGCTGGCGGATCCGCTGTGGCACGACCTGCTGGCCGAAGGGCGGCCGCTCCGCCGTACCTCGGGAACCGTCGCCGGGCGGCCCTTCAGTGAGCTGATGGCGGCGCCTCTGGCTTGCCGCGGTGTCTTTCTGGGGCTGATGGCGGTGCTCGACAAGGAGGGCCGCGGTACCGAGGAGCCGTCGTTTTCCGACGACGATCGCCGCTTCCTGGATTCCGTTTCGGTGCTCGCCGGGGTGGCCTTGGACTCGGTGCGTCAAGTAGAGCGCCTGGCGGAGCAGCGGCAACGGCTGGAGGAAGAGAACCAGGCCCTGCGCGGTCAGTTCGCCGATGAGGTCGGCGGCCGGAAGATCATCGCCCACGGTGCTCCCATGCGGCGGGTTTTGGAATTGGCGGAACGGGTGGCGGCGCGCGGCATCAGCGTGGTGGTGCGCGGCGAGAGTGGCACCGGCAAGGAAATGTTGACCAAGCTGATCCACTTGCGCTCCGGCCGCGAGGGGTCATTGATCGCCCTCAATTGCGCGGCGCTGCCGGAAGGGCTGCTCGAAAGCGAGCTGTTCGGCATCGAGCGCGGGGTAGCGACCGGCGTCCAGGCGCGGCCCGGCAAGCTGGAGCTGGCGCACGGCGGGACGCTCTTTCTCGACGAGATCGGCGACATGCAGCCGGCGGTGCAGGTCAAGCTCCTGCGCGCGCTACAGGAGCGCGAAGTGGTGCGCGTCGGCGGCCACAAGGCGGTTCCGGTCGACGTGCGAGTGATTGCCGCCACCCATCGAGATCTCGAAGAGATGGTGCGCCGGGGCGAGTTTCGGGAGGATCTCTACTACCGTCTCAAGGGCATCGTCCTCGAAGTGCCGCCGCTGCGCGAGCGCAAGGGCGACATTCCTCACTTGGTGCGCTACTTCACCGAGTCCTTCTGTCAGCGAGAGGGCCTTGGGGTGCCGCCCTTCCGAGCCGACGCCTTGACCCTGTTGATGAGCCACGACTATCCGGGCAACGTGCGCGAACTTCAGAACCTGGTGGAAGGAGCCCTGTCGCTGGCCGAGGGAGAAGTGAACGCGCCACTGGTGCGCTCACTCCTGGGAGGCGAAGCGGACGACCTGGGGCCCGAAGCCCTCGACCTCGCCACGGTGGAGAAGCGCCACATTCGCCGTGTGCTGCAGATGACGCGGGGCAACAAGACGGCCGCGTCGAAGATCCTCGGTCTGGATCGAAAAACCTTACAGAGAAGGGGCTTTTGAGGGAATCTCCTATATTCGCTGGTGCCCTTGCTTATCGCATTGGGTCATAATGTCGCATGCGAGTCACTATGACCCAATTTCTCTTCAGCGGTACAAGATGGGGCGCTGTTCCTCATTGCATGTATACGTCTGAATAAAAAGTGCGACATTCTGACCCATCATTAGGTGCCACCCGTTTGTCAACAATCGGGTGGCACCTTGGTAAGTACTTGGGAGGATTGCCTTTCTGGCTGATCGGATGAGCCTGGCAGCGTCCTTGCTCCTCTCTGGGTGAAACAGAGAAGGAAGAGCCGATCATGCTAGAGTCCGTTCGCAGACAATTCTCCGTTCCGCGCCTTTCATCGAAGGTCTTCGTTGCCGTGGGCACCGCGGCATCGTTCGGATGGTTGCTGATGAACGACATGATTCACCCCATCGTGATCTACGCTCTCGAGTTCTACCTCACCTTTTAGGGTCCTTTCCACGAGCACCTCGGAATAAGATGGCTGAGCAGGCCATACTGAGGGAGGTCACTTTGACGCTCCCGCTGGCACAGGGCGCTGAGATCGCGGCGAGCAATGCCGCGACGGCGATGGCTGAGTTGATGAGCATGAGCGCCGACCGAGTCGACGAGGTACGCTTAGCCGTCATCGAGGCGTGCATCAACGCCATCGAGCACAGCAAGACGCCGGACGGCACAGTCTTCATCACTTGCGAGATTCTGGGTACCGCCGAGCCCGAAATACTGCGCATCACAGTGCGCGACGGCGGCATCGGGTTCGAGCCGGCCGAGGTCGAAGATCCTGACATCAGCCAGAAGATCGGCGACGAGAACAAGCGGGGTTGGGGGCTCAAGATCATGCGTGGGTTGATGGACGATGTCGAGTTCGATTCGAGCGAGCGTGGAACAAAAGTGGTCATGACGAAGGCGAAGGCATGATGGGAACCTGGAGATGACCGAGACTCTGAAAGTCACCGTCGAGCAGCACAATGGCGTGGCGGTGATCCACACCGAGGGCTACATCAACAACCAGGGCGGCGAGGAGATCGCCCGGGTGGCCTACCGTTTGGTCGATGAAGAGGACCAGAAGAACCTGCTGCTCAATCTGGCGGGCACTAAGATCGTCAACTCCATCGGCATCTCGATTCTGATCGAGATCATCGAGCGTATCCTGGAGATCGAGGGCAAGCTGGCCTTCTGCTGCCTCACTCCTACCATCGAGAAGACCTTTCACATCATGGGTCTGGCCCAGTTCGCCGGTATTTTCGAGGATCAGCAGGCGGCCCTTGCGGCCCTCGAGTCCTGAGGCCTTCCGGCGGCTCTGACCTGACGGAAGCGCGCCTTTGACCCAACGCACCGGGCCGGGAACATCGTCTATCCCCATCTCCGGACTGGCCGCCGAAGGCGGTAGCCGGTCCTCCCTGCAGCGCCTGCTCGAAGGTTGGCGGTCTCATCTGGGAGCCGAAGCGGTCGCTTTCTATCGTGACCGCCAGGGCGGTTTCGAGCGCGCGCTGGTGTGCGGTGAACCAGGCGAGGACCCGTTTCCCCATGAGGGACCGGACGATGC comes from the Acidobacteriota bacterium genome and includes:
- a CDS encoding DUF4390 domain-containing protein, yielding MPATATFGAEISKPVVTVEENRALIDFELSEAFDERFLDRIQSGLPTGFVYRLELRKDRKRWYDRPMRETTLQVVAMYDAVAREYLVNTKLGGKLVESRGVTDLADLEREMTRVIRLPAFELDEFPSSWRLIVRVRAEMGSKTLLSFIPVTIKTDWGESKKFRTKNALPDGA
- a CDS encoding ATP-binding protein; protein product: MPAHDFKGRRRRPQRSDARWVVGGLLVLLVLFVGVLYFFQRTRDLPSFLANNQVLLFVLWYVDIILIVVILFVLLRNLFKLMVERRHRMLGSKFKVKLVLTFIGLSLIPVLLLFTIATELLQGSVDRWFTAPVQEVLEQGAAVAEELVSRIEKGTLRDASQLLQDIRPIDLADPQQRPELGDLLRQRLQTTNLAMVAVYDERVFIQAAIDPQAGITDLPELPADFLSDAAATGWAVRPVRQVPGQSGRLILAAAAGPPAPAPDESGGDQAAPPPRPIVVAGALMAPSLAEKTERLIDASQSYRQLEVQREDLKASHLLTFLMVTLLILLASSWVGLYLARRVTVPIQALADGTRRISLGDLDHRVEVAADDELGVLVDSFNRMTQELKRNKEVIEQSNLELVAANERLAEERALIGAVLENVAAGVISTDAAGRIFTCNGAALRMLRQRESEVIGLAAADAWRDPERRKVADLLSEELENGHLARELHLVLGGEWKTFDAKVTAIDDGESEQEEGAPGEGESGRVIVLEDLTELIKAQQLAAWNEAARRIAHEIKNPLTPIKLSAERLLYKSRQEDPALGKALEEAVEIITREVASMQSMVDEFSRYARMPGPRPTSVDVRRLIHETIHLYRDLKPGVAVRGNIPTELPAAQLDAEQIKRALINLIDNALEATDAPGVVEVSAERRTGTLYIHVADSGRGVPVEARGKLFLPHFSTKGRGTGLGLSIVQRIITEHHGTIRVEANEPHGTIFTIELPS
- the smpB gene encoding SsrA-binding protein SmpB, whose translation is MAGSKAGRKPQKVGDKIILARNRRALHDYEVLETFEAGMVLAGTEVKAARDGKVQLKDAYVDVRNGEAWLVGAHISPYSHGNRQNHPADRDRKLLLSRRELDRIYGRTQLKGQTAIPLSVYLRGNWLKLEVALAQGKKHYDKRETVKKRILDREAEAAIKGGSAHR
- the uvrA gene encoding excinuclease ABC subunit UvrA yields the protein MDLIRIRGAREHNLQNISLDIPRNQLVVVTGVSGSGKSSLAFDTLFAEGQRRYVESLSAYARQFLQQMEKPDVDAIEGLSPAISIEQKSVSKNPRSTVGTVTEIHDYLRLLYASVGVPHCPSCGKVIRPQTVQQMVDRVMSLDEGTRMVVYAPYVRGKKGEYKKQLAQMAREGFVRARVDGEIVDLSGEPPALDKQKKHIIDIVVDRLVIKPGIEKRLADSVETALKVADGLLVIAPQGAAEETLSQSWSCSDCGTGLTEITPRLFSFNSPYGACPTCSGLGSISGVDEDKVIADPERSIDAGAVAAWPASSNSMSMRMVANIAKAMNFSLKTPWKKLPKKVRQVLLHGSGSKEIDFSLKSERSSYRWKGKFEGILPRLERRYRETDSAHVRASIEKFMSVHTCPDCAGRRLRPEALAVKVHGRSIDELGRFSVLELEAWVAALEFDERERAIASKVIQEVHDRLRFLGDVGVGYLNLERSSASLSGGESQRIRLATQIGSKLMGVLYVLDEPSIGLHQRDNARLIRTLRDMRDLGNSVLVVEHDEDTIREADWVIDLGPGAGVHGGEVVAAGTPKQVARAKKSLTGMYLRGEMEVPIPPERRQATGALKVLGARENNLKDLDVTFDLGCLNVVTGVSGSGKSTLVNDILYKALAKHFYRAGDRPGKHMAVKGLEKIDKVIAIDQSPIGRTPRSNPATYTNVFNHIRNLMAKTPEARMRGYAPGRFSFNVKGGRCEACSGDGQIKIEMHFLPDIYVTCEVCGGKRYDRETLQVLYKGLSIADILALPVEQAREVFQNIPAIERVLATLDEVGLGYIRLGQPATTLSGGEAQRVKLARELCKRSTGQTLYLLDEPTTGLHFDDVGKLLRLLHRLVDLGNTVVIIEHNLDVIKIADRIIDLGPEGGAGGGELIAAGSPEAVAAVAESFTGQYLRRTLEGREQAREAS
- a CDS encoding SGNH/GDSL hydrolase family protein; amino-acid sequence: MKKNLGIVAALAVTLLAALSLTGAALAQNTGNADFTRYVAVGDSLTAGFASSGLHADVQALSYPALIARQAGAPDFQQPLAGAPGIPPLLAIQSLGPGAPVIVPRAAQPGPPLNLGLPRPYNNMAVPGFTVTDVVTTRTGNGIIDLVLRGLGTQLELAAVQQPTFASVWIGNNDVLGAATSGIVIDGVTLTPAAQFESDYRQILGTLAAVGANMVVATIPSVTSIPFVTTLPPVVVDPATSQPVILNGAPVPLIGPSGPLGPGDRVLLTASGFLAQGFGIPAQLGGNGQPLPNEAVLDADEVATIEARLAQYNDAIRRAATDFGAALVPVNSIFSDIARNGYDAGGGIVYTTDFLTGGIFSYDGVHPTPFGYALVANEFIAAINASYGASIPAVDLFPFIFGAEANAGATIPSASSLTGAVFSQAAATQLFTALRITGESRQIDNRPRRPRRPRRPVGGDSPGDGDLNPVDPRGEVDFHPRGPGRIRP
- a CDS encoding outer membrane protein transport protein gives rise to the protein MALPAFGAGFGIFEQGSKAMGTAGAFTAQADDPSAMFHNVAGIAFQERGFAAGFTWIRGSEASFQGTSSFPGPGVEAEQETLSEFPPHAYWVQPMNDTWTFGLGINAPFGLTTEWAEDFPGRFVSRKAALRAIDINPALGWQVSDNFAIGFGAVARFTDVELVQHIATFNPLTLQTSDVGVLNLKSDFETGFGFNVGLLHRVGDFFSWGLSYRSSVDVDYAGDGELFQRFTGTPFDAAVAAGLPFGQDLPIEAGLEFPEMASLGFSFGLTENLTLLTDINWTGWSSFDELTIDFTNDDLPDTTREQEWEDVNNYRAGLSWKSPGGSEWRFGYVFDETPQPEEAVSPLLPDADRNGFTIGYGHQGNKYVVDVAVMYLDFDERSRARSFAGESDFFGTYQNKAWLFGVTVSR